From a single Bufo bufo chromosome 9, aBufBuf1.1, whole genome shotgun sequence genomic region:
- the TCEANC2 gene encoding transcription elongation factor A N-terminal and central domain-containing protein 2 codes for MDRFVIRNPKPRAPEDTRGGGGELKASKGQATLHSLKRVVVLEDIKRWKCILELPNQTTENLIDALSQLKKKIPSEEVIRSTKIGEAVGHLQIHGDKEVSELAKEVYTQWETFIRENRCKPTIEVRCDAATEKLRSNARRMLSEALDAQAGDSLAECIEREVFHQSSRLINVHYRRTVRALVFALKHKPEIRTQVKDGHLPVNHLVKSYKK; via the exons ATGGACAGGTTCGTGATTAGAAACCCTAAACCGCGGGCACCGGAAGAcacaagaggaggagggggggaactGAAGGCCTCCAAGGGCCAGGCCACTCTGCACTCCTTAAAG AGAGTTGTGGTTTTGGAAGATATAAAGAGATGGAAATGTATCCTGGAGCTGCCCAACCAAACGACGGAGAATCTGATAGACGCCTTGTCACAGCTGAAGAAGAAAATTCCATCAGAGGAAGTGATCCGTTCCACGAAAATAG GGGAGGCAGTGGGTCACTTGCAGATACATGGTGACAAGGAAGTATCTGAACTGGCCAAAGAAGTGTACACCCAATGGGAAACCTTCATACGGGAAAATCGCTGTAAGCCAACCATAGAGGTGCGGTGCGATGCTGCGACCGAGAAGCTGCGGAGCAATGCCAGGCGGATGCTCAGTGAAGCCTTGGATGCGCAG GCTGGGGACTCTTTGGCCGAGTGCATTGAACGTGAAGTCTTCCACCAAAGCTCCAGACTCATCAATGTGCACTATAGACGGACGGTCCGAGCTTTGGTGTTCGCTCTGAAGCATAAACCAGAGATTAGGACGCAAGTGAAAGACGGACACTTACCTGTCAACCATCTAGTGAAGAGTTATAAGAAGTAA